In the Oncorhynchus keta strain PuntledgeMale-10-30-2019 unplaced genomic scaffold, Oket_V2 Un_contig_3342_pilon_pilon, whole genome shotgun sequence genome, one interval contains:
- the LOC127923902 gene encoding serine/threonine-protein kinase WNK2-like — MKMLSPAVSCCLLSALCVVESAGTKEVVGGHVMFGCSFTLAGTNNKYFCKGTCSGKDILVKTNGSKNVTQDRYSIEDNRDGVFYVTIKNLMKTDSGTYWCGVERYGLDSYQEVHLTVTDAPPTSTTSPVTSRRHVSTSLLNLSTTLPNLSTTSSNLSTTLPNLSPTSPNTSSTLPNHISGHLSRAGLMVWTSVGLVVMVTVLGLVLLLFYRQRRGTRGTPPVSSNTQPDPAGEVVCVYEEIRDRQTDTLPVVISSVYSTVKSPTNSTIYPTGHSSTTFPAGQASTTYPAGQASTIYPPLQPTLLAKPLQPTLLAKPLQPTLLAKPLQPTLLAKPLQPTLLAKPLQPTLLAKPLQPTLLAKPLQPTLLAKPLQPTLLAKPLQPTLLTKPLQPTLLAKPLQPTLLAKPLQPTLLTKPLQPTLLAKPLQPTLLAKPLQPTRLAEPLQPTLLAKPLQPTRLAEPLQPTLLAKPLQPTLLAKPLQPTLLAKPLQPTLLAKPLQPTLLAEPLQPTLLALPQVFHRFMCNCIGGVCLKVGVDT; from the exons CTCTGTGTGTTGTGGAGTCAGCTGGCACTAAGGAAGTGGTGGGAGGACATGTCATGTTCGGCTGCTCGTTCACGTTGGCAGGAACCAACAACAAATACTTCTGCAAGGGGACATGTTCTGGTAAAGACATTCTGGTTAAAACTAATGGTAGCAAGAATGTAACTCAAGATCGATACAGtatagaagacaacagagatggagtcttctatGTGACCATCAAGAACCTGATGAAGACAGACTCTGGGACCTACTGGTGTGGAGTGGAGAGATATGGCCTAGACTCATACCAAGAGGTGCATCTCACAGTTACAGATG CTCCTCCCACTTCTACAACCTCACCTGTCACCTCCCGACGCCATGTCTCCACATCCCTTCTAAACCTCTCCACAACCCTCCCAAACCTCTCTACAACATCCTCTAACCTCTCCACAACCCTCCCAAACCTCTCTCCAACATCCCCAAacacctcctcaaccctcccaAACCACATCAGTGGTCACCTATCAAGAGCTG gtctgatggtgTGGACCAGTGTTGGTCTGgtagtcatggtgacagtgttaGGTCTGGTCCTGCTCCTgttctacagacagaggagaggaaccagGGGAACACCACCAGTCTCCTCCAACACACAACCTGACCCTGCTGGAGAG GTTGTCTGTGTGTACgaggagatcagagacagacagacagacacacttcctGTGGTCATCTCTTCAGTCTACTCTACTGTCAAATCACCTACCAACTCTacaatctaccctactggtcatTCCTCTACAACCTTCCCTGCTGGCCAAGCCTCTACAACCTACCCTGCTGGCCAAGCCTCTACAATCTACCCT CCTCTACAACCTACCCTGCTGGCCAAGCCTCTACAACCTACCCTGCTGGCCAAGCCTCTACAACCTACCCTGCTGGCCAAGCCTCTACAACCTACCCTGCTGGCCAAGCCTCTACAACCTACCCTGCTGGCCAAGCCTCTACAACCTACCCTGCTGGCCAAGCCTCTACAACCTACCCTGCTGGCCAAGCCTCTACAACCTACCCTGCTGGCCAAGCCTCTACAACCTACCCTGCTGGCCAAGCCTCTACAACCTACCCTGCTGACCAAGCCTCTACAACCTACCCTGCTGGCCAAGCCTCTACAACCTACCCTGCTGGCCAAGCCTCTACAACCTACCCTGCTGACCAAGCCTCTACAACCTACCCTGCTGGCCAAGCCTCTACAACCTACCCTGCTGGCCAAGCCTCTACAACCTACCCGGCTGGCCGAGCCTCTACAACCTACCCTGCTGGCCAAGCCTCTACAACCTACCCGGCTGGCCGAGCCTCTACAACCTACCCTGCTGGCCAAGCCTCTACAACCTACCCTGCTGGCCAAGCCTCTACAACCTACCCTGCTGGCCAAGCCTCTACAACCTACCCTGCTGGCCAAGCCTCTACAACCTACCCTGCTGGCCGAGCCTCTACAACCTACCCTGCTAGCTCTGCCACAGGTCTTCCACAGATTCATGTGTAACTGCATAGGTGGAGTGTGTTTGAAAGTGGGCGTTGACACATAA
- the LOC127923901 gene encoding uncharacterized protein LOC127923901 codes for MSAQEFASDFRTLATSAGWNDKAQIDHYCWEVLRLGRSEEEPFPAPSVATEGTLLADAGEVPLGVEAAGRALSCHPRGDLGRHHVHLQRDMRRQRPVVAVPIQESEVRRFLRPFWTSRCPALPFSAVSVRGRRCPVGEDCISVGGTSLCADPCLHYTVLNDAWRSTTNNGNVNGEHCDQSINWQGWYRLFLGDTSVQMPEVCGKVHVWNRCPMWLTEPHPQLLDGVVQRGVCGHWFSECCRFRENPIHVKACYGNYYVYKFVPPTQCNLAYCADVNTKVCSTCGVFDACVSDDKINWRCERKALELVCGPNFIQVGLQMVNLEAGRLDPSSGHLADPSCSAPPGDQQHPCCLLQQLICLPIKCKKRVSLPTPEHSILLCLSPGDREQPGCGHQTLPADGGWSFRFSAKAESFMSLYRNANFTERTHLEKSSCQWALPCTWGVSVDETYDQCPSDHHQVRVEESGWSLRARFSALLFLYQGDYRDVFLHCRLSLCDQRSSSCTRLVLNSSPSL; via the exons ATGAGCGCACAGGAGTTCGCCTCTGACTTCCGGACCCTGGCAACCAGCGCAGGATGGAACGACAAGGCCCAGATCGATCACTACTG CTGGGAGGTGCTGCGCTTAGGGCGATCGGAGGAGGAGCCGTTccctgcaccatctgtggccacagagggcacactgctggccGATGCTGGGGAGGTTCCTCTGGGAGTCGAGGCTGCAGGCAGGGCACTCtcgtgtcaccccag AGGAGACCTGGGACGCCACCATGTGCACCTGCAACGGGACATGAGGCGTCAGAG gccagtgGTGGCTGTTCCcatccaggagtctgaggtgcggaggttcctccgccccttCTGGACATCGAGGTGCCCCGC ACTCCCGTTCAGTGCAGTTTCAGTGCGGGGGAGACGGTGTCCAGTGGGAGAGGACTGTATCAGTGTTGGTGGAACGTCCCTCTGTGCAGACCCCTGCCTGCACTACACTGTACTGAATGATGCCTGGCGTTCCACCACCAACAACGGCAACGTTAATGGCGAGCATTGCGACCAGAGCATCAACTGGCAGGGCTGGTATCGCCTGTTCCTTGGGGACACCAGTGTTCAGATGCCAGAGGTGTGTGGAAAGGTACATGTGTGGAACCGCTGCCCCATGTGGCTCACAGAACCTCATCCCCAGCTGTTAGATGGGGTGGTTCAGAGGGGTGTCTGTGGACACTGGTTCTCAGAATGCTGCCGTTTTAGAGAAAATCCCATCCATGTTAAAGCCTGCTATGGAAATTACTATGTCTACAAGTTTGTCCCTCCAACACAATGCAACTTGGCCTACTGTGCAG ATGTCAACACCAAGGTGTGTTCTACATGTGGAGTATTTGACGCCTGTGTGAGTGATGATAAGATCAACTGGAGGTGTGAGAGGAAAG CTCTGGAGCTGGTCTGTGGGCCTAACTTCATACAGGTGGGTCTTCAGATGGTTAACCTGGAGGCCGGACGCCTGGATCCTTCCTCTGGTCACCTGGCCGACCCCAGTTGCTCCGCCCCACCAGGAG ACCAACAGCACCCATGCTGTCTACTCCAACAGCTTATTTGTTTACCCATTAAATGCAAGAAACGAGTCTCTCTCCCAACCCCTGAGCATTCCATTCTCCTGTGCCTATcccctggagacagagagcagcCTGGATGTGGCCATCAAACCCTACCTGCT GACGGAGGGTGGAGTTTCAGGTTTAGTGCCAAGGCCGAATCCTTCATGTCTCTGTATCGAAACGCCAACTTCACAGAGCGTACCCACCTGGAGAAGTCCTCCTGCCAGTGGGCTCTGCCTTGCACGTGGGGCGTGTCTGTGGACGAGACATACGACCA GTGCCCTAGCGACCATCATCAGGTGAGGGTGGAGGAGAGCGGCTGGTCTCTCAGGGCTCGCTTCTCTGCTCTGCTGTTCCTGTACCAGGGGGACTACCGGGATGTCTTCCTGCACTGCAGACTCAGCCTGTGTGACCAGAGGAGCTCCTCCTGCACTCGGTTAGTCCTcaactcatctccctctctctag